The sequence below is a genomic window from Sorangiineae bacterium MSr12523.
CCGCGTGATCTTCAGGCGTGGCTCTATGCGGCGGCCTCCCGCGGCGGCCTCGAGGCCGAGCCGCTTTGGGTCGATGGGAATGCGCTCGAGCAGGCCATCCGCACGGCGGGCTCCGTACTTGTCGTCGTATCGTGGGGAGTCCTCGCCGTCGAGCGTGCGCGGGGTAGCCGAGCGACGCTCCTTCATCCAGATGGCGGCACGATGCAACTGCCGCTCGAAACGGTCTGCGCTGCTGTGCGTTCACTATGGGAACGAAAGTACGAACTCGGGTCGCTCGAAGCGGTCGTCGATCGGGCCGGCGTGTCACGAGCACGAAAGGCGAAGGTTCGAGCTTCGCTGCTCGAGTTGCAGCTCGCCTCTCGTAAGATCGAAGTTGGCTGGATGGTTCGCCCCTCGGCAAGCGCTCCGTGGAGCGAGCAGCTTCGTCACGGCAAGCACCTCGGGAGCATCCTCAAGCTCGGCCTCGCCTTCGCGGTCATGAATGGTGCAGCGGTCGGTGCGTGGTACCTGCTCGGCCGCGGCGCGCTCTCTGGTGAGTTCGATTCGGGGTGGCTCGCTGGATGGGGCCTTACGCTCGCAAGCGCCGCAGTGCTACAAATCCTAACACGCTCTTGGGAGGGCGCAGCGTCGGTGGCCATGGGCGCGCTTTTGAAGAAGCGTCTCCTTCTCGGCGCGCTCCGGCTCGATCCATCCTCGTTACGGCACGAAGGTTTGGGCCGCGCGATGGCTCGCGTACTCGAAGCGGAGGCACTCGAGGAGCTCTCCCTCGCGGGAGGCATCCTCGGCATTGCGGGTACGATCGAATTCGTCGTAGCGATGGGCCTCCTTTTCCGAACGAACATCACCGTCTTTGCTACCTTCTTGCTCGTCTCCGCAGTCACAATCTGGATGTGTATTCGCCATTACCACTTCGTCTCGGCCTGGACCGCCGAGCGAATGACCTTGACTCAAAATCTCGTCGAGCACCTCGTGGGGCGTCGAACTCGCGAGGTTCAGGGGAACTCCGTGCGACTCCACGAACTGGAGGACGCCGAGCTCTCGCGCTACGCAAAGGTCTCGCGCGCCATGGATCGTTTCGCAGCGATTGCGAGCGTCATCGTGCCTCGCGGCGCACTCATCGCCGGCATTTGCGCACTCGTGCCCCTCCTCGTCAGCGGGCGCAGCTCCGTCGTGCTTTGGATCGGCATTGGTGGTGTGCTCCTTGCGCAACGCTCACTCACCCGACTCGCGAGTGGCCTCGGCGCCATGTTGGAGGCTGCAGTCGCGTGGAAGCGCGCCTCCGTGCTCGTCGATGCGGCACGCAAACCGGAGGAGGCAGCGAGCGGGCTCGGTCTCGCGGCTTCACTCCGCGCTGCGCCGATGGGAGCCCCCATCCTCGAGGCGCGTCAATTACAGTATCGATTCTCGCCCGAGCGGCAACCCGTACTTCGCGGTGCCTCGCTCACGATCCATTCGGGCGAGCGCCTGCTCGTCAAAGGACCGTCGGGAAGTGGCAAGTCGACGCTCGTCACGGTCCTCGCGGGATTACGGTCGCCGCAGTCCGGCCTCGTGCTGCTCGATGGGCTCGATCGCCATGTGCTCGGTGCCGAGGTCTGGCGAAAGAAGATCGCGACGGCACCGCAACAGCACGAGAACCATATCCTTCAGGGGACGCTCGCTTTCAATCTGCTGCTCGGTCGTGAGTGGCCCGCCACTTCCGACGATCTCGTCGAGGCAGAACGGGTGTGCGAAGAGCTTGGACTCGGAGAGCTCCTCGATCGAATGCCAGGCAGACTCGCGCAAACGGTCGGCTCCACAGGCTGGAGACTCTCACACGGCGAACAGAGTCGCATCTTCATTGCGCGCGCACTACTCCAACGGAGCGAAGTGGTCATTCTCGACGAAAGCCTGGCGGCTCTGGACCCAACGAGCAGTGAGCGCGTGATGGCTTGCGTCCTACGCCGCGCCCGCACATTGCTGCTGGTAGCGCACCCTTAGCGATCCATCGAGGTGGATGGCTCGGGCACGAGGAGCGCTGCTATTGGATCGAATTGCGCGCTTTCGCATCCGTAGTTTCGCGGTAGCAGACGGGCGCCCGAAGAATCCCACTCGAAAAAGATGAATCGCTCCCCGGTTCGAGGCCTCCACGAGAACATCGCATGCTCGTCCCCGAGAATCGCCACGATGCTCTCGGCAATGTGTAGCTTTTCGAAGAATACGCCATCGTAACCATCGTCGCAGTACACGAGATCGCGACCAAGCGAGAGCCAGTTGCGACCTGCGTCTCCCATGGCCTCGGCAAGCTTTACCATGAAGGCTCTCCGACACCCGGCGAGACCGTCACGCAGGCCGTAGATCAGCCCCTCCTCCCAGAGCCCGAAGGGAAGCTCACCGCGGAGTACGTGTCGCGCACCGTCGTGCTTACCGGGATGGAGGAGTGCGGCTCCACATAGCTCCCCGTCACGATTGCGCACCGTCGCAACGACGGCGTCGTCTCGGAGGAGTTCCATGATGGCATCGAGCTCGTGCGCGCGATGGGGCGCGATTCCTTTTCCGTACATGATGCGGACAAAGATTGGAAAATAGACCTCCTCGACGAATCGCTCGATGCCAAAGTTGGCAATCGTCATGAGCTCGATGCGTAGATTGGCCAGCTCCCATTCCGTGAGGGACCGCCGTAATTTCTTGCGATATCTACGGGGATATTGCTCGAGCAAGAACGGTGTTCGCACGAAACATTCGATGGCGACGGGCGCTTCCACGAAACCGGCTCGTCGGAGCCGCACGAGCTCCTCGCGCCGGGCGCTCACATGCACGGACTGCTCTTGAGCGAGGAGAATTGCGGCCTCGAGTTCGGAGCCATCGAGCACCAGAAACTGTACGCTCATCGCACCTCTGCTTGCCGAGCACTCGACCACGCCAGGAGCTCCTCGATCCGACTCGCGCAACCGAGAAGGTGTCCATCGACTGCGCCGATAACACGCGCATGAAGACCGCGGTCGTCAACGTAAAACGAAACGAGCCCTTCGTCGGGCGCGAGGGCGGACGGCTGCCACGAGAACCAGTCCGCTGGCAGGCGCTCCTCCCATGCCAGGCGATCGGCGCGAAGGAGGTCGCGATGCCAATAGCGGGCCGTCCGGGACGCAATCCAAGGAGAGCGCCGCACGCGCACATTCGCAAAGCCGTGCGCCTCGAGCATTTGAAGAGACGCATAAAAGAATGCGTCGGAGAGGTGCGGGTCCTGCGTTGCCGACACCACCATGTCGAGGCCATCCGGGACGAGGTCCTCCGCCGAGTATCGCTCGAAAGGGGTGCGGAGTGTCGGCTGGAAGAGTGCCGCCGCAATCTCGACGCCGCGTACACTCGCGATCGTGAGAAGGACGTCCGAAGTCGCCAGACGGCGCAGTGTTGGCACGTTCATCGAAAAATCTGCATCTGTCGTGCAATACGAGCACCTCACGAACAGCGGAAAATAGACCGCGTCGACAAGCCGCTCGAAGCCGAACGAAGCGATGTCACAAATGGCAAATTCGACACCGCCGCGCCTCCACTCCTCCATACGACAATCGACGGCAGTCGGTACCGGTGCCCCCGTGGCCGTCCACATATCGACGGCAGGCACACCGCGGACGTAACCCGACGGGGCCGGTAAATCGGCGGCGAGCCGGAGATGCACGTGGCGCGTCGCTGCTAGTAAGGCGGCGACGCGAACGCCGTGGGGAGAACCAGGAAGACGCGTGAGGGCAGTGGACACGACGGAGTCAATCCAGCGAGAGCGCGATCGCACGCAGAAGGAAGTTGACGAGGAAGAGTCCCGAGGTGACGTCGAGCTCCGAGACCGGTGCAAACTCCGCAACCTCGAGCACGGGTATGCGGATGCCTGCATTCCGAACGGCCGCAACGACACGCAGGACGTCCGTCGATCGGAGGCCCTCGGGTAACGCGGATCCGACTGCGGGGAGGAGGCTCGGATCGAATACGTCCACATCGACCGTCACCGCCGTCGAGGATACCGAATGCGCACGTAGCGCAGACACAACGTCTTCTGCGCTTGCGCAGAGGCGCCGCTTCGCTGGGGGCTCCCGTCTGTCGGCAGGAACGATCCCCCTCAATCCAAACTGGGCGATCGCTTGAACGGCATCCTCGTCGTCGAGATGGGAGACGACATTCGCACAGTCCGGAAACGCACCGTTCTTCCCCGCCGCGTCCTCGTGCGCATCGACCCACACGATGCCCTCTTGATCGAGCGCCTTCCCGAGAAAGTACGAGATCGAGTGGTCGCCGCCAAGGATGACCAGCAACTTCGTCGACTCACGCAATGTCTCGTAAACGTATGGGAGTGCCGAAAGCTGGCCGATTCCTTCCGCCCTCGAACAAGGAAAGTCGCCGGCGTCCGCCATGCGAACTCCTTGGAGGAGCGTCGTGCGCGTAGTGTAGTCGAACCAACCGAGTGCGCCGCCCGTTCTTCCATTCATGAGCGGAAAGAGCGTGGACGTGCTTCGAAGGAATCCCGGGGCGGCCGCGGGAGAGCGATGCCCGAGCCCGCCCGTGTCGGTCGGAACGCCGACGAAGACGACGTCGTACGCGGTGTCCTGATTCCACCTTGGCGCGCCGAACATCGTTGGCGCCACGTCGATCATTCGGACTTCCGAAGGTTGCGGGAAAATGCCCTTCGACGTCATCCGGCGCTCAACTCTTGCACCCGCAACGCTTCGCCTTCTCGATAGAACGCGAGCCGCTGCCTTCTTGGGGCAGGCTGATATTGCACGACCATCTCGGGAGGTGCTGAACGCGCCCGCAATCGCTCGAGAAGCCCGGCGAAGCCGAGGATGTCGCAATCGAACGAGACGAGCGAGAACCCGTCAGGCAGTCTCTCCGCGAGTTGCAGAGCCTCGCGGTCCTCGCCCGTGTACGGCTCGCCAGGATCACTGAGGCATTGCTCGTACTCGAAGAGCATGGCGAGTTCGCGTCGTCCGGTCGCCTCGATCCAAGCCTTTGCCGCGCGGGCGACCTTCAGCGAAAATGACGCGTCTTCAGGCGGCTGGTCGACGAATGACCGAGTCACTCCCTCGAGGAATGCAGGTCCGTAGAACGCCGTGGCGTAGAAGGTCAGGTGTTGAAATGTTGTACCCAGCGGGGAAGCAATCGCCAACCGATGACGATCCGATAGAAGCTCGAGTTGCGCGCGCTGAGCTTCCTTGATCCAGCCAGGACACCCGCCCAGCGTAAGCGCACGAAGGAGTTCACCATAGCGGGCGTCGTCTGCGTCACGCATGTGCGGCCACCGCCTGAACGCGTTCGGCAACGCGAATGACGTTGCTTCGGAGTACATCGAGGCGAGCACCTTCCACTTCGATGGTGATCGCCTTCACGTTGCGCGCGAACGCTAGGACGCGGTCGAGAACGGTCAGGCCCAGCGGCGGAATATCGACTTCGTGCGCATCTTCCCACAGGGTGCCGCGGCTGGTGTCGGTCATCGTGTAACCCGCGAGATGGACTTCCACGACGTCATCCCAACCGGTGAAGGTATCGAGGTACGAAAGGGGCTCTTTGGCAGAGCACGCGCAATAGCCAATGAAGTGCCCGATGTCGAGGACGAGACCGCAGCCGGTTCGGCGCGCGAGCTTCGCCATGAAGGAGAGCAGGTCCATATCGCCGAGCACACAATAGAAGGGCGGATTTTCGGCAAGGAACGGCCAGCGCGACGCGGAGAGGATGCGGCCGACGATGCGCGTCGCCTCGTCGAGGCTCTTTTCGTCGAGAATGGGCGGAATCATGTGGGCCCCGAGAGCGCCCCCTTTCCACACCCAGATCCCGAGGTCTTCTTGGATCCAGCGCGGCGAAAGCGATTCGCACAAGTCGAGCACGCGGCGAAGACGATCATCGTCGGCCTCGCCGACGAGGTTGATCTCTTCGAGGTGGGCCACACACCCGAGCGAAGCTTTCTCGAGCAATGCACCGAGTGCATCGGGAAGCGGTGCCATCGTACTGACTCCGATATTGAGGAGATCAATCGGAGGAAGATGGCCGGCTTTGCCGTCGAGGATGGCCCGGGCGATGGCGACGGCTTCGGTCGCGCTGGCGCTCATCCCCAAGCCGAGAAATGGGTACTCAGCGACGCTCACGCTGCCACTGCACGCTGACGACATAGCTCCTCCAGATGGTCAAAGTGTCGATCGAAGTTTTCCAGCCACGGCACGGCCTCGATGAGTGACGTGGTGCCCATCAGAGTCCCAGCATCATTCGAGTCGAGTAATGCCTCGAGGACGACACAAGGCAGCTGTCTCAGCGAGACGGCCTCGATGCGTAGGTATTGAGCGACCCTGCGATCACTCGACGCCATTTCCGTCGCGGAAATATCGACCCGAGCGATCATGGCGGACAGACGCTGGATGTACGGGTAGAAATCGCAAACGAAGTATTGGTAGATCTTCTTCGTAGCCGGATTCGTAAAGAGGGTCACCGGTTCTGGGAGGACATCCAAGGAAAATTGGGTCCCTATGAGTTCTTCGTAAAATTTACGCAGAGGCGTCGACGGATACTGGACCAGCGCGGTGAAAAGATGGTGGTGCGGCAAGTAATCTGCGAGCCCGGCGGTACGAATGAACGTGAGACTCTCGCGCAACTGCTCCGGAGTCTCATCAGGGAGGAAGAGAATGAAATCGATGAGTACGTCGAGTTCGAGTCTCTGCAGCATCGCGAGTGCGAAGTAATTGTCTGCGACTTTGACGTGCTTCCCCATCTTGTCCAGCATCGACTGCGAGCCTGACTCGAAGCCGACTTCGACGGCGCGGAGACCTTGCGAGACGAGTTTGCGGAGGGCGGTCTCACCGAGACGCCGGAGGTCGTCCACCCGTGCCGAAAAGCTCCACGTCTGCTCTGGATGTCGCATCTCGAACATTTCGCCAATTGCGATGACCCGCTTCTTGTCGATGAGGAAGTCCGCATCCATGAAGTTGATGTGCTCGATCGAGGGGTCCTCGACCTTAGCTGCGGCGATCCAGTCGCCCAAGCGCTCCGCACTAACCGCCCGCCACTTCGAGTCCGACGCACGGATCGAGCAGAACGTGCAGGAGAATGGGCATCCACGGCTCGTGGTGAACGGGAACGCTTTACGGAAGCGCTTTTCTTTGCGGTCGAATGCGACGAGGTACTGCTCGTAAGGCGAACGCACCTTCGCGATCGGGATTGGGACGGTATCCAGATCCTTGACCGGATCCGTCGTCCCAACCGAAACGATACCGAGTTTGTCTTTGTAGACCACGCCCGCGACACGTGGAGGACGCCCGCCGTCAATGAGTGTCCGAATGATGGCCGAAAGCGGACGTTCCCCCTCACCGCGCACGACGAAATCGAACGCGTCGCGGTGATGCTCCGCGAGATATTGTGGCAATGCCGTTGCGTGCGGACCGCCGATGACCGTCTTCACGCGGTGGTTCCGCGCTTTGATCTGAATTGCCCAGGCTCGGACGATCATGAAGTTCGTGCTGTAGGCGCAGAGACCGACCAAATCGTACGTAGCAATACCGTCAGTGTCGAGGCATGCATAGTCGTCATCTCGGCAATCGGAGTAGTCGAACAGCTCCACTTCTATTCGTTCTCCAAACTCATTTGCAAGATAGCTATGAATGGCCATCAACCCGATAGGACGCATGGAGTCAGTCGACGCAGCGCCGTACGGAGGCGATATGAGCGCAATACGATACACGGTTCAACCTCTTGACTTCGACATGAGTCGAGTTTCATCGAGCAGAGTCAACACGAGGGCCCGGAAACATGGATCGCGCACGAAAGCTCGCGCGTTCGCGCGCAATCCATCGCCCTCACCCTTCCCGTGGGAAGCAGCATCGCCTGCGCTAGGAGCATGGGTGAGGATCATGCTCCGGGCGATTCGTCGGTCAGGTCGGTTTGGGCTGCGTGCGCCCGGCAGCGACAACGACCGGGAGTCGCGCCTGGAGCTCGGAAGAAATGGGGATTCCGAGATCGTTCGTCTCCGCAGTATCTTTGCGCGGCGCTAGCCGTGATGCGAACACCAGTTTGGTCTTCGACTTACCTTCATTATTCTTGACTTCACTCATAATTAGCCTCGTTCACCGCACGCGGGGTTGGTAAGCAACAGTCACTTTGCCGCGCCGGCCAGCATGTCTGCTAGCACCACTATCCGGAGACTCGCCACCCCGTGGCCGTTCAAATCACCGCAACATAACCAAACCGTCACCCGACATCGTTCAAATCACCACGAAGTCACCACACCATCACCCGTCGCGTGCAATTTTCACGTGTATGGTGAGCACACGCGAACCAAATGGTTCGAATTGGCGTCATGGGCAAGCTACCTCCCGGGGCACGCGTGCATTCGAGGCGAGGTTCAAGCAGGGAGTCTTCGGCGACCTCGAAGGCCTGGCTGCTTCCTCGATCGGATGGAGCACGTCGCGGCGTGACGGGGCGGATTCGGTGCATTCGATGCACTGCGTCGTTCGAAACGGCGTGAACGTCTTCGATCTCGTGCCGTATTGCCGCAATGGAGGCGCCGAGAAAGCCCTCGCGGAAGCGCTGTCCCCGAGCGATGACGCGCCGGCGGTTGCGCGCGAAGAGATCATCGTGATGAGCCGCGCAGGTTTTCTCGACGAGGATGTCGGCGATTTCGGTCCTCACACCCAGCTGATTGAGGATCGATATATCTCTCGTGGCACGTTCGCGTGGGAAGATCTCGCGCAGGGCAATCACACGATCGCCCCGGCATTCCTGCGTCGCGCGATCGAAACGAGCGTGCGTCGACTGCGAACGGGCATCGATGTGCTCTTCGTGGCATCGCCAGCAATACAGCTCTCGATCGTCGACCTCCCCACGCTCGAGGACCGTCTCCGCCGCGCCTTCGAAACGCTCGAAGAATGTGTCTCGGAACGTATAATCGGACGTTACGGTGTGGTCAATCCCGCCGGCCTCCAGCTCGCGCGATTGATGGAACTCGCAAGGGAGGTCGGCGGAAACAGCCACCATTTCCGTGCCGTACAATTTCCCCTCAGCTTGCATGCTACGACCCTAGGCGTGCCGCGCGAGCAAGTCGTTCACGGGCACGCGATGAACATACTGGATGCCGCACGCGAACTGGGACTCTGGGTCTGCGTGTCGGGCGCGATCAGGAGGGGCGATGCCGAGTACGACATGGATCCGGAAGTTCGAGGCCGACTCGGCGTGCTCGTGACGGACGCGCAGCTCGCGCTCCAGTGGGCTAGGTCGATGCCAGGTGTCGGGGTGGCGCTCTGCGGAATGAGGCGGCTGGCTCATATCGAGGAGAACTGCGCGGTCGCTGCGGTGCCCCTCGCGGATGCCGAGAGTGTCCTTGCATTCTTGCCAGACGAGGCTGCATCTTGAAATACGCAACCAATCGGGTCGAGCGTACACACGGGCTAACGGCCGACGAGTTCCACGAAAGATTCTTGGATAGGAACTTGCCCATCGTGCTCACGGACCAAGTGCCGCGCTGGCCGGCGAGTAGGCGCTGGTCCATCGACTACCTGATCGAGAAATTCGGCAATCGTCCGGTCGCAGCGAATTTACACGATGACGGTATGCACACGGGGCACCACGTCACTCTCCGGCAAACGACCCTGAAATCGGTCCTCATGCCGATGCCC
It includes:
- a CDS encoding aldo/keto reductase codes for the protein MHCVVRNGVNVFDLVPYCRNGGAEKALAEALSPSDDAPAVAREEIIVMSRAGFLDEDVGDFGPHTQLIEDRYISRGTFAWEDLAQGNHTIAPAFLRRAIETSVRRLRTGIDVLFVASPAIQLSIVDLPTLEDRLRRAFETLEECVSERIIGRYGVVNPAGLQLARLMELAREVGGNSHHFRAVQFPLSLHATTLGVPREQVVHGHAMNILDAARELGLWVCVSGAIRRGDAEYDMDPEVRGRLGVLVTDAQLALQWARSMPGVGVALCGMRRLAHIEENCAVAAVPLADAESVLAFLPDEAAS
- a CDS encoding ABC transporter ATP-binding protein/permease, translating into MMEKDKLPIWPVARIEEALYRLGRRDDLTPTFDAIAKTILEPRDLQAWLYAAASRGGLEAEPLWVDGNALEQAIRTAGSVLVVVSWGVLAVERARGSRATLLHPDGGTMQLPLETVCAAVRSLWERKYELGSLEAVVDRAGVSRARKAKVRASLLELQLASRKIEVGWMVRPSASAPWSEQLRHGKHLGSILKLGLAFAVMNGAAVGAWYLLGRGALSGEFDSGWLAGWGLTLASAAVLQILTRSWEGAASVAMGALLKKRLLLGALRLDPSSLRHEGLGRAMARVLEAEALEELSLAGGILGIAGTIEFVVAMGLLFRTNITVFATFLLVSAVTIWMCIRHYHFVSAWTAERMTLTQNLVEHLVGRRTREVQGNSVRLHELEDAELSRYAKVSRAMDRFAAIASVIVPRGALIAGICALVPLLVSGRSSVVLWIGIGGVLLAQRSLTRLASGLGAMLEAAVAWKRASVLVDAARKPEEAASGLGLAASLRAAPMGAPILEARQLQYRFSPERQPVLRGASLTIHSGERLLVKGPSGSGKSTLVTVLAGLRSPQSGLVLLDGLDRHVLGAEVWRKKIATAPQQHENHILQGTLAFNLLLGREWPATSDDLVEAERVCEELGLGELLDRMPGRLAQTVGSTGWRLSHGEQSRIFIARALLQRSEVVILDESLAALDPTSSERVMACVLRRARTLLLVAHP
- a CDS encoding arginase family protein, with amino-acid sequence MIDVAPTMFGAPRWNQDTAYDVVFVGVPTDTGGLGHRSPAAAPGFLRSTSTLFPLMNGRTGGALGWFDYTTRTTLLQGVRMADAGDFPCSRAEGIGQLSALPYVYETLRESTKLLVILGGDHSISYFLGKALDQEGIVWVDAHEDAAGKNGAFPDCANVVSHLDDEDAVQAIAQFGLRGIVPADRREPPAKRRLCASAEDVVSALRAHSVSSTAVTVDVDVFDPSLLPAVGSALPEGLRSTDVLRVVAAVRNAGIRIPVLEVAEFAPVSELDVTSGLFLVNFLLRAIALSLD
- a CDS encoding DUF692 family protein, coding for MSASATEAVAIARAILDGKAGHLPPIDLLNIGVSTMAPLPDALGALLEKASLGCVAHLEEINLVGEADDDRLRRVLDLCESLSPRWIQEDLGIWVWKGGALGAHMIPPILDEKSLDEATRIVGRILSASRWPFLAENPPFYCVLGDMDLLSFMAKLARRTGCGLVLDIGHFIGYCACSAKEPLSYLDTFTGWDDVVEVHLAGYTMTDTSRGTLWEDAHEVDIPPLGLTVLDRVLAFARNVKAITIEVEGARLDVLRSNVIRVAERVQAVAAHA
- a CDS encoding B12-binding domain-containing radical SAM protein, with translation MYRIALISPPYGAASTDSMRPIGLMAIHSYLANEFGERIEVELFDYSDCRDDDYACLDTDGIATYDLVGLCAYSTNFMIVRAWAIQIKARNHRVKTVIGGPHATALPQYLAEHHRDAFDFVVRGEGERPLSAIIRTLIDGGRPPRVAGVVYKDKLGIVSVGTTDPVKDLDTVPIPIAKVRSPYEQYLVAFDRKEKRFRKAFPFTTSRGCPFSCTFCSIRASDSKWRAVSAERLGDWIAAAKVEDPSIEHINFMDADFLIDKKRVIAIGEMFEMRHPEQTWSFSARVDDLRRLGETALRKLVSQGLRAVEVGFESGSQSMLDKMGKHVKVADNYFALAMLQRLELDVLIDFILFLPDETPEQLRESLTFIRTAGLADYLPHHHLFTALVQYPSTPLRKFYEELIGTQFSLDVLPEPVTLFTNPATKKIYQYFVCDFYPYIQRLSAMIARVDISATEMASSDRRVAQYLRIEAVSLRQLPCVVLEALLDSNDAGTLMGTTSLIEAVPWLENFDRHFDHLEELCRQRAVAA